The following are from one region of the Penaeus vannamei isolate JL-2024 chromosome 28, ASM4276789v1, whole genome shotgun sequence genome:
- the LOC113809310 gene encoding uncharacterized protein isoform X1, whose product MKLLGGVILIMLGQASEGWKVSLTDPEVDRRFSTWSQKADVLENFRSRLALHYSKLKDEERMQSVRVFEGSGNDDDEESGMRSDGFNEADDLDTCRTPDKDNPEKVVCNFTNIPQVPSRLPQSLYRRDGLTELYIYGSRKLGFRTLCLEELHFIDCRVADAIDYRSTGKCGAPLDSMQLSNSHVDAVLGNFNKIIVTNSVIGNLNVSLSLKSRYIYVNASDIITLRGMETPHYNFFWISKTRVGTALRGGIKLTSRFLRTRPSHVEVSSFESIEPGGIQVQSGKLAMSNVTIGHLGEGGVEIRGPAEVRMVQVKIQNSSFEGISLEGPSAVLYMQDLELDGVVLSARFASTSSEPFVFYPMRLFLRQARLFDTAVTAVLCALAFAFGVIVGALVTSCCCLRKKGTAKINITEPPQKRVQNVDDTTGRGGRGGATASRDIAAFQSSRALRAEAELEPVYGNIRQPLCQPRGREPFTKDTNETPLYQDTSNEALYQDTSREPFVSGTSGKQLYQDTGAEPLYQDTSSEPIYQDTGREPLYQDTSSEPVYQDIGIEPLYQDTSTELGFQNKAKEPLYQGTHRTQISQGAGRKPTYQGAGRTPTYQGAGRTPTYQGAGRTPTYQGAGRTPTYQGAGGVVKTYPETSGQQDGPPDEEPLYGNVEQDPIYGNLGTDTHSGRCEDNGDEAIYANFGVDEEIYANI is encoded by the exons ATGAAGCTTCTCGGCGGTGTGATCCTCATAATGCTGGGTCAGGCGAGCGAAGGATGGAAAGTGTCTTTGACCGACCCGGAAGTCGACCGAAGATTTTCAACCTGGAGCCAGAAAGCCGATGTTCTCGAGAACTTCCGATCTCGGTTGGCCCTTCATTACTCAAAGCTcaaggacgaggagagaatgcaGAGCGTCCGCGTGTTCGAAGGCAGTGgcaatgacgatgacgaagagAGTGGCATGAGGAGTGATGGCTTTAACGAAGCGGACGACCTGGACACGTGCAGGACTCCGGACAAGGACAACCCGGAGAAAGTGGTCTGCAATTTTACCAATATTCCACAG GTTCCCAGTCGCCTGCCGCAGAGTTTGTACAGGCGAGACGGCCTCACCGAGCTTTACATATATGGGTCGAGGAAACTTGGCTTCAGAACTCTGTGCTTAGAGGAGCTCCATTTCATTGACTGTCGGGTCGCGGATGCCATCGACTACCGCTCTACTGGGAAGTGCGGGGCCCCGTTGGACTCGATGCAGCTCTCGAATTCTCACGTCGACGCCGTCCTGGGGAACTTTAACAAAATTATAGTCACCAATAGTGTAATTGGCAACCTcaatgtgtctctgtctttgaaaTCTAGGTACATCTACGTCAATGCCTCAGACATAATTACCCTGCGGGGGATGGAGACTCCCCATTATAATTTTTTCTGGATATCAAAGACGCGGGTGGGTACAGCTCTCCGAGGCGGGATTAAGCTAACAAGTCGGTTCTTGCGCACACGCCCCAGTCACGTCGAAGTAAGCAGCTTCGAGTCGATCGAACCCGGCGGCATTCAGGTTCAATCCGGAAAACTCGCGATGAGCAATGTCACTATAGGTCacctgggggaaggaggagtcgaGATCCGGGGGCCGGCAGAGGTCAGGATGGTACAAGTTAAGATCCAGAACTCTTCCTTCGAGGGGATTAGTCTCGAGGGCCCGAGCGCGGTGCTGTACATGCAGGACCTCGAACTCGACGGCGTCGTTTTGAGCGCGCGGTTCGCCAGCACCTCCTCGGAGCCCTTCGTTTTCTATCCGATGCGGCTCTTCCTTCGCCAGGCGCGTCTTTTCGACACAGCAGTTACTGCGGTGCTTTGCGCGCTTGCCTTCGCTTTCGGCGTGATCGTAGGTGCGCTGGTGACTTCCTGCTGTTGCTTGAGGAAAAAAGGGACCGCCAAAATAAATATAACCGAGCCTCCCCAGAAGAGAGTTCAGAATGTAGATGATACaactggaagaggaggaagaggcggagccACAGCCTCACGTGACATCGCAGCTTTCCAGAGCTCCCGAGCACTCAGAGCTGAAGCCGAGCTGGAACCGGTATATGGGAATATCAGACAGCCGCTCTGCCAGCCTAGGGGTAGAGAGCCATTTACTAAGGATACAAATGAAACCCCACTCTATCAAGACACAAGTAACGAAGCCCTCTATCAGGACACAAGTAGAGAACCATTCGTAAGCGGCACAAGTGGAAAACAACTCTACCAGGACACAGGGGCAGAACCACTCTACCAGGACACAAGCAGCGAACCAATCTATCAAGACACGGGTAGAGAACCACTCTATCAGGATACGAGCAGCGAACCAGTCTATCAGGACATAGGTATAGAGCCACTCTACCAGGATACAAGCACAGAATTGGGCTTCCAAAACAAAGCTAAAGAACCATTGTACCAGggcacacacagaacacaaatCTCCCAGGGCGCAGGTAGAAAACCAACCTACCAGGGCGCAGGTAGAACACCAACCTACCAGGGCGCAGGTAGAACACCAACCTACCAGGGCGCAGGTAGAACACCAACCTACCAGGGCGCAGGTAGAACACCAACCTACCAGGGCGCAGGTGGGGTTGTAAAGACATACCCTGAGACTTCAGGCCAACAGGACGGACCACCTGACGAAGAACCCCTCTATGGTAACGTTGAGCAGGACCCGATCTACGGAAACTTAGGAACAGACACCCATTCAGGAAGATGTGAAGATAACGGCGATGAAGCGATATATGCAAATTTCGGAGTGGACGAAGAGATTTATGCAAATATCTAG
- the LOC113809310 gene encoding uncharacterized protein isoform X2, with protein MKLLGGVILIMLGQASEGWKVSLTDPEVDRRFSTWSQKADVLENFRSRLALHYSKLKDEERMQSVRVFEGSGNDDDEESGMRSDGFNEADDLDTCRTPDKDNPEKVVCNFTNIPQVPSRLPQSLYRRDGLTELYIYGSRKLGFRTLCLEELHFIDCRVADAIDYRSTGKCGAPLDSMQLSNSHVDAVLGNFNKIIVTNSVIGNLNVSLSLKSRYIYVNASDIITLRGMETPHYNFFWISKTRVGTALRGGIKLTSRFLRTRPSHVEVSSFESIEPGGIQVQSGKLAMSNVTIGHLGEGGVEIRGPAEVRMVQVKIQNSSFEGISLEGPSAVLYMQDLELDGVVLSARFASTSSEPFVFYPMRLFLRQARLFDTAVTAVLCALAFAFGVIVGALVTSCCCLRKKGTAKINITEPPQKRVQNVDDTTGRGGRGGATASRDIAAFQSSRALRAEAELEPVYGNIRQPLCQPRGREPFTKDTNETPLYQDTSNEALYQDTSREPFVSGTSGKQLYQDTGAEPLYQDTSSEPIYQDTGREPLYQDTSSEPVYQDIGIEPLYQDTSTELGFQNKAKEPLYQGTHRTQISQGAGRTPTYQGAGRTPTYQGAGGVVKTYPETSGQQDGPPDEEPLYGNVEQDPIYGNLGTDTHSGRCEDNGDEAIYANFGVDEEIYANI; from the exons ATGAAGCTTCTCGGCGGTGTGATCCTCATAATGCTGGGTCAGGCGAGCGAAGGATGGAAAGTGTCTTTGACCGACCCGGAAGTCGACCGAAGATTTTCAACCTGGAGCCAGAAAGCCGATGTTCTCGAGAACTTCCGATCTCGGTTGGCCCTTCATTACTCAAAGCTcaaggacgaggagagaatgcaGAGCGTCCGCGTGTTCGAAGGCAGTGgcaatgacgatgacgaagagAGTGGCATGAGGAGTGATGGCTTTAACGAAGCGGACGACCTGGACACGTGCAGGACTCCGGACAAGGACAACCCGGAGAAAGTGGTCTGCAATTTTACCAATATTCCACAG GTTCCCAGTCGCCTGCCGCAGAGTTTGTACAGGCGAGACGGCCTCACCGAGCTTTACATATATGGGTCGAGGAAACTTGGCTTCAGAACTCTGTGCTTAGAGGAGCTCCATTTCATTGACTGTCGGGTCGCGGATGCCATCGACTACCGCTCTACTGGGAAGTGCGGGGCCCCGTTGGACTCGATGCAGCTCTCGAATTCTCACGTCGACGCCGTCCTGGGGAACTTTAACAAAATTATAGTCACCAATAGTGTAATTGGCAACCTcaatgtgtctctgtctttgaaaTCTAGGTACATCTACGTCAATGCCTCAGACATAATTACCCTGCGGGGGATGGAGACTCCCCATTATAATTTTTTCTGGATATCAAAGACGCGGGTGGGTACAGCTCTCCGAGGCGGGATTAAGCTAACAAGTCGGTTCTTGCGCACACGCCCCAGTCACGTCGAAGTAAGCAGCTTCGAGTCGATCGAACCCGGCGGCATTCAGGTTCAATCCGGAAAACTCGCGATGAGCAATGTCACTATAGGTCacctgggggaaggaggagtcgaGATCCGGGGGCCGGCAGAGGTCAGGATGGTACAAGTTAAGATCCAGAACTCTTCCTTCGAGGGGATTAGTCTCGAGGGCCCGAGCGCGGTGCTGTACATGCAGGACCTCGAACTCGACGGCGTCGTTTTGAGCGCGCGGTTCGCCAGCACCTCCTCGGAGCCCTTCGTTTTCTATCCGATGCGGCTCTTCCTTCGCCAGGCGCGTCTTTTCGACACAGCAGTTACTGCGGTGCTTTGCGCGCTTGCCTTCGCTTTCGGCGTGATCGTAGGTGCGCTGGTGACTTCCTGCTGTTGCTTGAGGAAAAAAGGGACCGCCAAAATAAATATAACCGAGCCTCCCCAGAAGAGAGTTCAGAATGTAGATGATACaactggaagaggaggaagaggcggagccACAGCCTCACGTGACATCGCAGCTTTCCAGAGCTCCCGAGCACTCAGAGCTGAAGCCGAGCTGGAACCGGTATATGGGAATATCAGACAGCCGCTCTGCCAGCCTAGGGGTAGAGAGCCATTTACTAAGGATACAAATGAAACCCCACTCTATCAAGACACAAGTAACGAAGCCCTCTATCAGGACACAAGTAGAGAACCATTCGTAAGCGGCACAAGTGGAAAACAACTCTACCAGGACACAGGGGCAGAACCACTCTACCAGGACACAAGCAGCGAACCAATCTATCAAGACACGGGTAGAGAACCACTCTATCAGGATACGAGCAGCGAACCAGTCTATCAGGACATAGGTATAGAGCCACTCTACCAGGATACAAGCACAGAATTGGGCTTCCAAAACAAAGCTAAAGAACCATTGTACCAGggcacacacagaacacaaatCTCCCAGGGCGCAG GTAGAACACCAACCTACCAGGGCGCAGGTAGAACACCAACCTACCAGGGCGCAGGTGGGGTTGTAAAGACATACCCTGAGACTTCAGGCCAACAGGACGGACCACCTGACGAAGAACCCCTCTATGGTAACGTTGAGCAGGACCCGATCTACGGAAACTTAGGAACAGACACCCATTCAGGAAGATGTGAAGATAACGGCGATGAAGCGATATATGCAAATTTCGGAGTGGACGAAGAGATTTATGCAAATATCTAG
- the LOC113809313 gene encoding uncharacterized protein isoform X1 has translation MSCLEGMVLARWLTFLTAALSLALLAPPVASAAMPLVPSLPKTVEEEGVSLVNIWSHALRNQKDEGGSPLVRSEPGPKTILAPSPFLMMNLVPQDAAHPLYSNKYADLRTEFLLDYMLEADVSPDDPKMAEEEGLTVPNLFGKSITFRKDADGKVSIEGQAVEDSKKLSDGIVVYQLPGFLFDHRERVREAFELLQKETPRYGPMGRPLNMPMPPMKPPQ, from the exons ATGTCTTGTCTGGAAG GTATGGTCCTAGCGAGGTGGTTGACCTTCCTGACCGCCGCCCTCTCGCTCGCCCTGCTCGCCCCCCCCGTCGCCTCCGCCGCCATGCCCCTGGTCCCGAGCCTCCCCAAGAccgtggaggaggagggcgtgtccCTCGTCAACATCTGGAGCCACGCCCTCAGGAACCAGAAGGACGAGGGCGGGAGTCCCCTCGTGAGGAGCGAACCAG gtCCCAAGACGATCCTGGCCCCGAGCCCCTTCTTGATGATGAACCTGGTGCCCCAAGACGCGGCCCACCCGCTCTACAGCAACAAGTACGCCGACCTCCGCACGGAGTTCCTTCTCGACTACATGCTGGAGGCCGACGTCTCTCCCGACGACCCcaagatggcggaggaggaggggctgacgGTGCCCAATCTGTTCGGGAAGTCGATCACCTTTAGGAAGGATGCCGACG GGAAAGTGAGCATCGAGGGGCAGGCCGTGGAAGACTCGAAGAAGCTCTCAGACGGCATCGTGGTCTACCAGCTGCCGGGCTTCCTCTTCGATCACCGGGAGCGCGTCCGGGAGGCTTTCGAGCTGCTGCAGAAGGAGACCCCGAGATACGGTCCCATGGGGAGGCCCCTGA atATGCCTATGCCGCCAATGAAACCGCCACAGTAA
- the LOC113809313 gene encoding uncharacterized protein isoform X2 gives MVLARWLTFLTAALSLALLAPPVASAAMPLVPSLPKTVEEEGVSLVNIWSHALRNQKDEGGSPLVRSEPGPKTILAPSPFLMMNLVPQDAAHPLYSNKYADLRTEFLLDYMLEADVSPDDPKMAEEEGLTVPNLFGKSITFRKDADGKVSIEGQAVEDSKKLSDGIVVYQLPGFLFDHRERVREAFELLQKETPRYGPMGRPLNMPMPPMKPPQ, from the exons ATGGTCCTAGCGAGGTGGTTGACCTTCCTGACCGCCGCCCTCTCGCTCGCCCTGCTCGCCCCCCCCGTCGCCTCCGCCGCCATGCCCCTGGTCCCGAGCCTCCCCAAGAccgtggaggaggagggcgtgtccCTCGTCAACATCTGGAGCCACGCCCTCAGGAACCAGAAGGACGAGGGCGGGAGTCCCCTCGTGAGGAGCGAACCAG gtCCCAAGACGATCCTGGCCCCGAGCCCCTTCTTGATGATGAACCTGGTGCCCCAAGACGCGGCCCACCCGCTCTACAGCAACAAGTACGCCGACCTCCGCACGGAGTTCCTTCTCGACTACATGCTGGAGGCCGACGTCTCTCCCGACGACCCcaagatggcggaggaggaggggctgacgGTGCCCAATCTGTTCGGGAAGTCGATCACCTTTAGGAAGGATGCCGACG GGAAAGTGAGCATCGAGGGGCAGGCCGTGGAAGACTCGAAGAAGCTCTCAGACGGCATCGTGGTCTACCAGCTGCCGGGCTTCCTCTTCGATCACCGGGAGCGCGTCCGGGAGGCTTTCGAGCTGCTGCAGAAGGAGACCCCGAGATACGGTCCCATGGGGAGGCCCCTGA atATGCCTATGCCGCCAATGAAACCGCCACAGTAA